A stretch of Paludisphaera borealis DNA encodes these proteins:
- a CDS encoding CPBP family intramembrane glutamic endopeptidase, which yields MNTSRSQPDYRLTRSRDGEERWSERRSKRRLYIEPMEPAPPGYWGSTRRPLPSLALVGPIVLAYEGGVAWLAGVSSNTIRTGADAWMRRSLAELGLTDHWFLPLALLMILLGWQAVRPKEWRFSPTIVAGMLIESLVLAVCLVGVSRLVDLGFSYLERSGPTLRLLQVAPDAGRKELAQLIGFLGAGVYEEALFRLLLVPIFFYALRILQTPQVLACALAVTGSALLFSLAHHAGNPGESFTWFAFVFRWMAGVFFAWVFILRGFGIAVGAHTAYDILVGWVGWHG from the coding sequence ATGAATACTTCCCGCTCGCAACCGGACTATCGGCTGACGCGATCCCGCGACGGCGAGGAACGCTGGAGCGAGCGGCGGTCGAAGCGCCGGCTTTACATCGAACCGATGGAGCCCGCCCCTCCAGGGTACTGGGGGAGCACGCGGCGGCCGCTGCCGTCGCTGGCCCTCGTCGGTCCGATCGTCCTGGCTTATGAAGGCGGAGTCGCCTGGCTGGCGGGGGTCTCGTCGAACACGATCCGGACCGGGGCCGACGCCTGGATGCGCCGGTCGCTGGCGGAACTCGGGCTCACCGATCACTGGTTCCTACCGCTGGCCTTGCTGATGATCCTCCTCGGCTGGCAGGCCGTGCGACCCAAGGAATGGCGGTTCTCGCCGACGATCGTCGCGGGGATGCTGATCGAGAGCCTCGTTCTGGCCGTCTGCCTCGTCGGCGTCAGCCGGCTCGTCGACCTCGGTTTCTCCTACCTGGAGCGATCAGGCCCGACGCTTCGGCTCTTGCAGGTCGCTCCCGACGCCGGCCGGAAAGAGCTGGCCCAGCTCATCGGCTTCCTTGGCGCGGGGGTTTACGAGGAGGCTCTCTTCCGCCTGCTGTTGGTGCCGATCTTCTTCTACGCCCTGCGGATCTTGCAAACGCCGCAGGTGCTGGCGTGCGCCCTGGCCGTGACGGGGTCGGCGCTCTTGTTCTCGCTGGCTCATCACGCGGGTAACCCCGGCGAGTCGTTCACCTGGTTCGCATTCGTCTTCCGCTGGATGGCGGGGGTCTTTTTCGCCTGGGTGTTCATCCTCCGGGGTTTCGGGATCGCCGTCGGCGCGCACACCGCCTACGATATCCTCGTCGGCTGGGTCGGCTGGCACGGCTGA